The following coding sequences are from one Carassius gibelio isolate Cgi1373 ecotype wild population from Czech Republic chromosome B7, carGib1.2-hapl.c, whole genome shotgun sequence window:
- the ctu2 gene encoding cytoplasmic tRNA 2-thiolation protein 2, which produces MCQVEEDYNGLERNQEKIPVPTFNRKCVKCKEGTAVLIIRVNDAFCRSCFKEYFIHKFRAMLGKNRVIFPQEKVLLAVSGGAASCSMLSQVQEGLSREAPKKLRFVPGIIHIDDGGACGRSADERQRSNALLKSIFTDTGFPYFIVSLEQVFSLPSSVLVPGTSDPDPSNPGYKQAVDQYIKEKQTLTEENVASAVAQLSLEDSPEHKLALERLFSSLKTLTAKEDMLQTLRLHLILHIARENGYSKVMMGDSCSRLAVKLLSNIALGRGAALASDTGFSDARYGDVVIVRPMRDYSSKEIAFYSRMFNVPSVFISGLDTKTQDKASIQRLTESFVTNLQSDFPSTVSTIYRTSEKLHTVIPPQSQTAEPASKCLLCLCTLDTKEDKASAFHATLVSEQLSQFKRQDPSVDAPEQCCTEGQGCGSGDCCSSNRLPSHQDLKTLLCYSCRLTIKDLVATNTLPPYITTEAEKRQKRSRMKMEISEYLLEDDEEDGD; this is translated from the exons ATGTGTCAAGTTGAAGAAGACTATAATGGTCTGGAGCGTAACCAGGAGAAGATACCCGTGCCGAC GTTTAACAGGAAGTGTGTGAAATGTAAGGAGGGGACTGCTGTGCTCATCATTCGGGTCAATGATGCATTTTGCCG GTCCTGCTTTAAGGAGTACTTCATTCACAAGTTTCGGGCCATGCTGGGAAAGAATCGTGTCATCTTTCCTCAGGAGAag GTTCTTCTTGCTGTTTCTGGTGGCGCAGCCTCTTGCTCGATGCTCTCGCAAGTTCAAGAG GGGCTGAGTCGAGAGGCTCCCAAAAAGTTACGATTTGTGCCTGGAATCATACACATTGATG ATGGTGGAGCTTGTGGCCGGAGTGCAGACGAGCGGCAGAGGTCTAATGCTCTGCTGAAGAGCATCTTCACAGACACTGGCTTCCCTTACTTTATAGTTTCTCTAGAGCAG GTTTTCAGTCTGCCTAGCTCTGTACTGGTGCCTGGCACATCTGATCCAGACCCGTCCAATCCAGGCTATAAACAAGCGGTGGATCAGTATATCAAAGAGAAACAGACACTCACAGAAGAGAATGTAGCCAGTGCTGTGGCTCAGCTCAGTTTAGAAGACTCTCCCGAACACAAGCTGGCATTAGAGAGGCTGTTCTCCTCTCTGAAGACACTCACCGCCAAAGAGGATATGCTACAGACCTTACG GCTGCACCTGATTCTGCACATTGCCCGTGAGAACGGTTACTCGAAGGTCATGATGGGAGACAGCTGCTCACGACTGGCCGTCAAACTGCTCAGTAATATCGCTCTGGGTCGCGGAGCAGCACTGGCTTCAGATACG GGTTTCTCGGATGCTCGGTATGGGGATGTGGTGATAGTGCGCCCCATGAGGGACTACTCATCCAAAGAGATCGCCTTCTACAGCAGAATGTTTAATGTGCCCTCAGTTTTTATCTCAGGACTGGATACCAAG ACCCAGGATAAAGCCAGCATCCAGCGACTGACGGAGAGTTTCGTCACCAACCTACAGTCTGACTTCCCCTCCACCGTTAGCACTATCTACAG AACTAGTGAGAAACTTCATACGGTAATTCCTCCTCAAAGTCAAACGGCTGAGCCTGCCTCTAAGTGCCTGCTGTGTCTCTGTACTCTCGACACTAAAGAAG aTAAAGCTTCTGCCTTCCATGCTACTCTGGTATCTGAGCAGCTGTCCCAGTTTAAACGTCAGGACCCGTCTGTAGATGCACCAGAGCAGTGCTGCACAGAGGGTCAGGGCTGTGGGAGTGGAGACTGCTGTTCCTCAAACAG GTTGCCTTCACATCAGGACTTAAAGACACTCTTGTGTTACAGCTGTAGACTCACCATCAAAGACTTG GTAGCAACAAACACTCTTCCACCTTACATCACAACAGAGGCAGAAAAACGACAGAAAAG ATCACGGATGAAGATGGAAATCAGCGAGTACCTTTTGGAGGACGATGAGGAAGATGGAGACTAG